In Gossypium raimondii isolate GPD5lz chromosome 12, ASM2569854v1, whole genome shotgun sequence, a single window of DNA contains:
- the LOC105763237 gene encoding protein CHAPERONE-LIKE PROTEIN OF POR1, chloroplastic isoform X3, with amino-acid sequence MSVSGLIASPSRCCLRLPDCNQGLVCRQVPSTPIASKPKEKFGKLHLERSRLTVSFRRWKMQKTHLIKCAMDASYGDMASESAMFPRINVRDPYKRLGISREASEDEIQAARNFLISKYGGHKPSVDAIEAAHDKIIMQKFYERKNPKIDIKKKVREVKQSRVVQAVTSRFQTPATKFIVKTSIAFIVLGVLTVLFPTEEGPTLQVAISLIATFYFIHDRLKSKIRTLLYGAGAFIFSWFLGTFLMVSVIPPIPILKGPRSFEVLTSLITYVLLWVSSTYLK; translated from the exons ATGAGTGTCTCTGGACTCATTGCCAGTCCCTCAAGATGTTGCCTTCGGCTACCTGACTGCAATCAAGGGTTGGTGTGCAGGCAAGTTCCATCTACTCCAATTGCCAGCAAACCTAAGGAAAAATTTGGCAAGCTTCATCTTGAAAG AAGTAGGTTGACAGTTTCTTTCAGAAGGTGGAAGATGCAGAAAACTCATCTGATCAAATGTGCAATGGATGCTTCCTACGGCGATATGGCTAGTGAATCAG CTATGTTTCCTAGAATTAATGTTCGGGACCCATACAAACGGCTAGGAATAAGCAGGGAGGCTTCAGAAGACGAAATTCAAGCTGCACGGAACTTCCTTATTAGTAAATATGGGGGGCATAAACCAAGTGTGGATGCAATTGAAGCAGCCCATGACAAAATAATTATGCAGAAGTTCTATGAAAGGAAGAACCCAAAAATTGACATCAAGAAAAAGGTCAGGGAAGTCAAACAATCCCGAGTTGTACAGGCTGTGACAAGCAGATTCCAAACTCCAGCCACTAAGTTCATTGTAAAAACATCCATAGCATTTATAGTGCTCGGAGTTCTCACTGTTCTATTCCCAACTGAAGAAGGCCCAACCCTGCAAGTAGCTATATCACTGATAGCTACCTTCTATTTCATACATGATCGGTTGAAGAGCAAAATCCGAACTCTACTTTATGG GGCTGGAGCTTTTATATTCTCCTGGTTTCTGGGAACCTTCTTGATGGTATCAGTGATTCCACCTATTCCTATTCTTAAGGGCCCAAGGAGTTTTGAAGTGCTGACATCATTGATAACCTATGTGCTACTCTGGGTTTCATCTACATATCTTAAGTAG
- the LOC105763237 gene encoding protein CHAPERONE-LIKE PROTEIN OF POR1, chloroplastic isoform X5 — MSVSGLIASPSRCCLRLPDCNQGLVCRQVPSTPIASKPKEKFGKLHLERLTVSFRRWKMQKTHLIKCAMDASYGDMASESAMFPRINVRDPYKRLGISREASEDEIQAARNFLISKYGGHKPSVDAIEAAHDKIIMQKFYERKNPKIDIKKKVREVKQSRVVQAVTSRFQTPATKFIVKTSIAFIVLGVLTVLFPTEEGPTLQVAISLIATFYFIHDRLKSKIRTLLYGAGAFIFSWFLGTFLMVSVIPPIPILKGPRSFEVLTSLITYVLLWVSSTYLK, encoded by the exons ATGAGTGTCTCTGGACTCATTGCCAGTCCCTCAAGATGTTGCCTTCGGCTACCTGACTGCAATCAAGGGTTGGTGTGCAGGCAAGTTCCATCTACTCCAATTGCCAGCAAACCTAAGGAAAAATTTGGCAAGCTTCATCTTGAAAG GTTGACAGTTTCTTTCAGAAGGTGGAAGATGCAGAAAACTCATCTGATCAAATGTGCAATGGATGCTTCCTACGGCGATATGGCTAGTGAATCAG CTATGTTTCCTAGAATTAATGTTCGGGACCCATACAAACGGCTAGGAATAAGCAGGGAGGCTTCAGAAGACGAAATTCAAGCTGCACGGAACTTCCTTATTAGTAAATATGGGGGGCATAAACCAAGTGTGGATGCAATTGAAGCAGCCCATGACAAAATAATTATGCAGAAGTTCTATGAAAGGAAGAACCCAAAAATTGACATCAAGAAAAAGGTCAGGGAAGTCAAACAATCCCGAGTTGTACAGGCTGTGACAAGCAGATTCCAAACTCCAGCCACTAAGTTCATTGTAAAAACATCCATAGCATTTATAGTGCTCGGAGTTCTCACTGTTCTATTCCCAACTGAAGAAGGCCCAACCCTGCAAGTAGCTATATCACTGATAGCTACCTTCTATTTCATACATGATCGGTTGAAGAGCAAAATCCGAACTCTACTTTATGG GGCTGGAGCTTTTATATTCTCCTGGTTTCTGGGAACCTTCTTGATGGTATCAGTGATTCCACCTATTCCTATTCTTAAGGGCCCAAGGAGTTTTGAAGTGCTGACATCATTGATAACCTATGTGCTACTCTGGGTTTCATCTACATATCTTAAGTAG
- the LOC105763240 gene encoding protein FMP32, mitochondrial isoform X1, whose translation MAAVAACKRVGQIGPNSWTIGGVSRFKGVLSPLDASTFPPSAIRLSLSPSPFSQRRQVSQQLVKSNGKRLFLIDTLALVRRLEAEGLPSKQAEAITAAITEVLNGSLENLSLSVVSKSEMQKSEMTQEANLSKLKSEVQSSQEHHFSLLQHENEKLRHDIEKMRSELRHEIDKVTAEHRLDLNLERGRIRDELTNQNAVTSNLTNKLDREIHALEAQLEGAKYDLIKYCIGTLVSITAVGLAVVRILM comes from the exons ATGGCCGCCGTGGCCGCTTGTAAACGGGTGGGTCAAATCGGACCCAATTCCTGGACGATAGGGGGAGTTAGCAGATTCAAAGGAGTGCTTTCCCCTCTTGATGCCTCGACGTTTCCTCCCTCAGCCATTCGATTGTCACTTTCTCCTTCTCCCTTCTCACAACGGAGACAGGTTTCTCAGCAGCTCGTAAAATCAAATGGAAAGAGATTGTTTCTcatcgacacattagctttg GTTAGGAGATTAGAGGCTGAAGGTCTGCCTTCGAAGCAAGCTGAGGCCATAACAGCTGCCATAACTGAAGTTCTGAATGGCAGCTTGGAAAATCTGTCTCTTTCTGTTGTTTCCAAGTCTGAGATGCAGAAA AGTGAAATGACTCAAGAAGCCAATCTTTCCAAGCTAAAGTCAGAAGTTCAAAGTTCTCAG GAgcaccatttttctttgttgCAACATGAGAACGAGAAGCTTCGACATGATATAGAGAAGATGCGCAGTGAATTAAG ACATGAAATCGACAAAGTCACTGCTGAACATAGATTGGATTTGAATCTTGAAAGAGG GAGAATAAGGGATGAGCTTACAAATCAGAATGCTGTAACATCTAACCTCACTAACAAACTTGATCGG GAAATTCACGCATTAGAGGCTCAATTGGAAGGTGCAAAATATGACTTGATAAAATACTGCATAGGTACACTTGTTTCCATAACTGCTGTTGGTCTTGCTGTAGTTCGTATACTGATGTAA
- the LOC105763240 gene encoding protein FMP32, mitochondrial isoform X3: protein MAAVAACKRVGQIGPNSWTIGGVSRFKGVLSPLDASTFPPSAIRLSLSPSPFSQRRQVSQQLVKSNGKRLFLIDTLALSEMTQEANLSKLKSEVQSSQEHHFSLLQHENEKLRHDIEKMRSELRHEIDKVTAEHRLDLNLERGRIRDELTNQNAVTSNLTNKLDREIHALEAQLEGAKYDLIKYCIGTLVSITAVGLAVVRILM, encoded by the exons ATGGCCGCCGTGGCCGCTTGTAAACGGGTGGGTCAAATCGGACCCAATTCCTGGACGATAGGGGGAGTTAGCAGATTCAAAGGAGTGCTTTCCCCTCTTGATGCCTCGACGTTTCCTCCCTCAGCCATTCGATTGTCACTTTCTCCTTCTCCCTTCTCACAACGGAGACAGGTTTCTCAGCAGCTCGTAAAATCAAATGGAAAGAGATTGTTTCTcatcgacacattagctttg AGTGAAATGACTCAAGAAGCCAATCTTTCCAAGCTAAAGTCAGAAGTTCAAAGTTCTCAG GAgcaccatttttctttgttgCAACATGAGAACGAGAAGCTTCGACATGATATAGAGAAGATGCGCAGTGAATTAAG ACATGAAATCGACAAAGTCACTGCTGAACATAGATTGGATTTGAATCTTGAAAGAGG GAGAATAAGGGATGAGCTTACAAATCAGAATGCTGTAACATCTAACCTCACTAACAAACTTGATCGG GAAATTCACGCATTAGAGGCTCAATTGGAAGGTGCAAAATATGACTTGATAAAATACTGCATAGGTACACTTGTTTCCATAACTGCTGTTGGTCTTGCTGTAGTTCGTATACTGATGTAA
- the LOC105763238 gene encoding B-box zinc finger protein 19 isoform X2, whose translation MRILCDACESAPAIVFCAADEAALCRACDEKVHMCNKLASRHVRVGLANPSDVPRCDICENAPAFFYCEIDGSSLCLQCDMVVHVGGKRTHGRNLLLRQRVEFPGDKPAHIDETRRGQNHPRKTPVGEKQQNHKVSPVHGADAAAAAVGHLETDTKMIDLNMKPHRIHGQASNNQG comes from the exons ATGCGAATCCTTTGCGATGCTTGTGAAAGTGCTCCTGCTATTGTCTTCTGTGCTGCGGATGAAGCTGCTCTTTGCCGTGCCTGTGATGAAAAG GTGCACATGTGCAATAAACTTGCTAGTCGACATGTCCGGGTTGGTTTGGCAAATCCCAGTGATGTTCCTCGCTGTGACATATGTGAAAATGCACCTG CTTTCTTTTACTGCGAGATAGATGGAAGTTCCCTTTGTTTGCAATGTGATATGGTTGTACATGTTGGAGGTAAAAGAACTCATGGAAGAAATCTTCTATTAAGGCAGAGAGTAGAG TTTCCAGGGGATAAACCTGCTCATATAGATGAGACCAGAAGAGGCCAAAATCATCCACGTAAAACACCTGTTGGAGAGAAGCAACAAAATCACAAGGTCTCTCCTGTTCATGGGGCAgatgctgctgctgctgctgttggCCATCTTGAAACCGATACTAAAATGATAGATTTAAATATGAAGCCTCATCGAATACATGGGCAAGCCTCAAACAATCAG GGGTAA
- the LOC105763237 gene encoding protein CHAPERONE-LIKE PROTEIN OF POR1, chloroplastic isoform X4, with product MSVSGLIASPSRCCLRLPDCNQGLVCRQVPSTPIASKPKEKFGKLHLERLTVSFRRWKMQKTHLIKCAMDASYGDMASESGAAMFPRINVRDPYKRLGISREASEDEIQAARNFLISKYGGHKPSVDAIEAAHDKIIMQKFYERKNPKIDIKKKVREVKQSRVVQAVTSRFQTPATKFIVKTSIAFIVLGVLTVLFPTEEGPTLQVAISLIATFYFIHDRLKSKIRTLLYGAGAFIFSWFLGTFLMVSVIPPIPILKGPRSFEVLTSLITYVLLWVSSTYLK from the exons ATGAGTGTCTCTGGACTCATTGCCAGTCCCTCAAGATGTTGCCTTCGGCTACCTGACTGCAATCAAGGGTTGGTGTGCAGGCAAGTTCCATCTACTCCAATTGCCAGCAAACCTAAGGAAAAATTTGGCAAGCTTCATCTTGAAAG GTTGACAGTTTCTTTCAGAAGGTGGAAGATGCAGAAAACTCATCTGATCAAATGTGCAATGGATGCTTCCTACGGCGATATGGCTAGTGAATCAG GAGCAGCTATGTTTCCTAGAATTAATGTTCGGGACCCATACAAACGGCTAGGAATAAGCAGGGAGGCTTCAGAAGACGAAATTCAAGCTGCACGGAACTTCCTTATTAGTAAATATGGGGGGCATAAACCAAGTGTGGATGCAATTGAAGCAGCCCATGACAAAATAATTATGCAGAAGTTCTATGAAAGGAAGAACCCAAAAATTGACATCAAGAAAAAGGTCAGGGAAGTCAAACAATCCCGAGTTGTACAGGCTGTGACAAGCAGATTCCAAACTCCAGCCACTAAGTTCATTGTAAAAACATCCATAGCATTTATAGTGCTCGGAGTTCTCACTGTTCTATTCCCAACTGAAGAAGGCCCAACCCTGCAAGTAGCTATATCACTGATAGCTACCTTCTATTTCATACATGATCGGTTGAAGAGCAAAATCCGAACTCTACTTTATGG GGCTGGAGCTTTTATATTCTCCTGGTTTCTGGGAACCTTCTTGATGGTATCAGTGATTCCACCTATTCCTATTCTTAAGGGCCCAAGGAGTTTTGAAGTGCTGACATCATTGATAACCTATGTGCTACTCTGGGTTTCATCTACATATCTTAAGTAG
- the LOC105763237 gene encoding protein CHAPERONE-LIKE PROTEIN OF POR1, chloroplastic isoform X2, translated as MSVSGLIASPSRCCLRLPDCNQGLVCRQVPSTPIASKPKEKFGKLHLERLTVSFRRWKMQKTHLIKCAMDASYGDMASESGGAAMFPRINVRDPYKRLGISREASEDEIQAARNFLISKYGGHKPSVDAIEAAHDKIIMQKFYERKNPKIDIKKKVREVKQSRVVQAVTSRFQTPATKFIVKTSIAFIVLGVLTVLFPTEEGPTLQVAISLIATFYFIHDRLKSKIRTLLYGAGAFIFSWFLGTFLMVSVIPPIPILKGPRSFEVLTSLITYVLLWVSSTYLK; from the exons ATGAGTGTCTCTGGACTCATTGCCAGTCCCTCAAGATGTTGCCTTCGGCTACCTGACTGCAATCAAGGGTTGGTGTGCAGGCAAGTTCCATCTACTCCAATTGCCAGCAAACCTAAGGAAAAATTTGGCAAGCTTCATCTTGAAAG GTTGACAGTTTCTTTCAGAAGGTGGAAGATGCAGAAAACTCATCTGATCAAATGTGCAATGGATGCTTCCTACGGCGATATGGCTAGTGAATCAGGTG GAGCAGCTATGTTTCCTAGAATTAATGTTCGGGACCCATACAAACGGCTAGGAATAAGCAGGGAGGCTTCAGAAGACGAAATTCAAGCTGCACGGAACTTCCTTATTAGTAAATATGGGGGGCATAAACCAAGTGTGGATGCAATTGAAGCAGCCCATGACAAAATAATTATGCAGAAGTTCTATGAAAGGAAGAACCCAAAAATTGACATCAAGAAAAAGGTCAGGGAAGTCAAACAATCCCGAGTTGTACAGGCTGTGACAAGCAGATTCCAAACTCCAGCCACTAAGTTCATTGTAAAAACATCCATAGCATTTATAGTGCTCGGAGTTCTCACTGTTCTATTCCCAACTGAAGAAGGCCCAACCCTGCAAGTAGCTATATCACTGATAGCTACCTTCTATTTCATACATGATCGGTTGAAGAGCAAAATCCGAACTCTACTTTATGG GGCTGGAGCTTTTATATTCTCCTGGTTTCTGGGAACCTTCTTGATGGTATCAGTGATTCCACCTATTCCTATTCTTAAGGGCCCAAGGAGTTTTGAAGTGCTGACATCATTGATAACCTATGTGCTACTCTGGGTTTCATCTACATATCTTAAGTAG
- the LOC105763239 gene encoding probable pectinesterase 53, with the protein MIMRLFMFILVLGGASFEVTSNRLSQYEVIEKDYMNWVKQKSSFKHSLFGKPKNKLKPCLTIRVNKKPSLAEFATVKKAISSIPVVNHCRVVISIGAGIYREKIEIPATMAYITIVGAGADKTVIEWDDTADKMGQSGHSLGTYGSATFAINSPYFIAKNITFKNKAPLPPSGALGKQAVALRISADAAAFIGCKFIGAQDTLYDHIGRHYFKHCYIQGSVDFIFGNGLSLYKHCHLHAVTNSYGALTAQKRESMLEETGFSFVKCKVTGSGALYLGRAWGVFSRVVFVYTYMDKIITPRGWYDWGDKNREMTVFYGQYKCSGPGAEFGGRVSWARELTRQEAKPFISVDFIDGHSWLSVL; encoded by the exons ATGATAATGAGGCTATTCATGTTTATCTTAGTCTTGGGTGGTGCAAGTTTTGAAGTAACCTCAAACAGGCTTAGCCAATATGAGGTGATTGAAAAAGACTATATGAACTGGGTTAAACAAAAGTCTTCGTTCAAGCACTCTCTCTTCGGAAAACCCAAGAACAAATTAAAGCCCTGCTTAACCATAAGAGTAAACAAAAAACCAAGTCTTGCGGAGTTTGCCACAGTGAAAAAGGCTATTAGTTCGATTCCAGTCGTTAATCACTGTAGGGTTGTAATCTCCATTGGAGCAGGAATTTACAG AGAGAAGATTGAAATCCCTGCAACCATGGCTTACATTACAATAGTAGGTGCTGGTGCAGACAAAACCGTGATTGAGTGGGATGACACAGCTGACAAAATGGGGCAGTCAGGCCATTCACTGGGCACCTATGGTTCTGCAACATTTGCCATTAATTCTCCATATTTCATTGCAAAGAACATCACCTTCAAG AACAAAGCACCATTACCGCCGTCAGGTGCATTAGGAAAGCAAGCAGTGGCACTGAGGATATCAGCAGATGCAGCAGCCTTTATCGGTTGCAAGTTTATTGGAGCACAAGATACTCTTTACGATCACATTGGCAGGCACTACTTCAAACACTGCTACATCCAAGGTTCAGTAGATTTCATATTCGGAAATGGGCTTTCCCTCTATAAACACTGCCACTTGCATGCCGTAACCAACAGCTATGGAGCCTTGACAGCCCAGAAAAGGGAAAGCATGCTTGAGGAAACAGGCTTTTCCTTCGTTAAATGCAAGGTCACGGGGTCGGGCGCCCTCTACCTCGGCCGGGCTTGGGGCGTTTTCTCTAGGGTGGTCTTTGTTTATACTTACATGGACAAGATCATCACCCCTAGAGGATGGTATGATTGGGGAgacaaaaatagagaaat GACTGTGTTTTACGGACAGTATAAGTGCTCAGGACCTGGAGCTGAATTTGGTGGGCGAGTTTCATGGGCGAGAGAACTTACACGACAGGAGGCAAAACCGTTTATTTCAGTTGATTTCATTGATGGGCATAGTTGGCTTTCGGTTTTATGA
- the LOC105763238 gene encoding B-box zinc finger protein 18 isoform X1, producing MRILCDACESAPAIVFCAADEAALCRACDEKVHMCNKLASRHVRVGLANPSDVPRCDICENAPAFFYCEIDGSSLCLQCDMVVHVGGKRTHGRNLLLRQRVEFPGDKPAHIDETRRGQNHPRKTPVGEKQQNHKVSPVHGADAAAAAVGHLETDTKMIDLNMKPHRIHGQASNNQEDGPNNQTLMQVMYGKHYRCGIPISAYRWAKKLIRIRRSRWSTDDDKW from the exons ATGCGAATCCTTTGCGATGCTTGTGAAAGTGCTCCTGCTATTGTCTTCTGTGCTGCGGATGAAGCTGCTCTTTGCCGTGCCTGTGATGAAAAG GTGCACATGTGCAATAAACTTGCTAGTCGACATGTCCGGGTTGGTTTGGCAAATCCCAGTGATGTTCCTCGCTGTGACATATGTGAAAATGCACCTG CTTTCTTTTACTGCGAGATAGATGGAAGTTCCCTTTGTTTGCAATGTGATATGGTTGTACATGTTGGAGGTAAAAGAACTCATGGAAGAAATCTTCTATTAAGGCAGAGAGTAGAG TTTCCAGGGGATAAACCTGCTCATATAGATGAGACCAGAAGAGGCCAAAATCATCCACGTAAAACACCTGTTGGAGAGAAGCAACAAAATCACAAGGTCTCTCCTGTTCATGGGGCAgatgctgctgctgctgctgttggCCATCTTGAAACCGATACTAAAATGATAGATTTAAATATGAAGCCTCATCGAATACATGGGCAAGCCTCAAACAATCAG GAGGACGGCCCAAATAACCAGACCCTGATGCAAGTTATGTATGGAAAACATTACAGATGTGGGATTCCCATTTCAGCCTATAGATGGGCCAAGAAACTGATAAGGATAAGGAGAAGCAGATGGAGCACTGATGATGACAAATGGTAG
- the LOC105763236 gene encoding fructose-bisphosphate aldolase 1, chloroplastic codes for MASASLLKTSPVLDKSEWVKGHTLRQPSTSAVRCHPVAPSGLTVRASSYADELVKTAKAIASPGRGILAMDESNATCGKRLASIGLENTEANRQAYRTLLVSAPGLGQYISGAILFEETLYQTTIDGKKMVDVLVEQNIVPGIKVDKGLVPLAGSNNESWCQGLDGLAPRSAAYYQQGARFAKWRTVVSIPNGPTELAVKEAAWGLARYAAISQDNGLVPIVEPEILLDGDHGIDRTFEVAKKVWAEVFFYLAQNNVMFEGILLKPSMVTPGAECKDRATPQQVADYTLSLLRQRIPPAVPGIMFLSGGQSEVEATLNLNAMNQAPNPWHVSFSYARALQNTCLKKWGGRPENVKDAQEVLLIRAKANSLAQLGKYTGEGESEEAKQGMFVKGYVY; via the exons ATGGCCTCTGCTTCTCTCCTCAAGACTTCACCAGTTTTAGACAAGTCTGAGTGGGTTAAGGGTCACACCCTTCGCCAACCTTCCACTTCTGCGGTGAGGTGCCACCCTGTTGCACCCTCTGGACTAACTGTGCGTGCAAGCTCATATGCCGATGAGCTTGTCAAGACTGCT AAAGCTATTGCTTCTCCTGGCCGTGGAATTTTGGCCATGGATGAGTCCAACGCTACCTGTGGGAAACGTTTGGCCTCAATCGGGCTAGAAAACACAGAGGCTAACCGCCAAGCCTACAGGACGTTGCTTGTTTCAGCTCCTGGCCTTGGTCAGTACATCTCAGGTGCCATCCTCTTTGAGGAAACCCTCTATCAAACCACAATTGATGGCAAGAAGATGGTTGATGTTCTTGTTGAGCAGAACATAGTCCCCGGTATCAAGGTCGACAAG GGTCTTGTTCCACTGGCTGGCTCAAACAACGAGTCATGGTGCCAAGGTCTTGATGGCCTCGCTCCACGTTCAGCTGCATACTACCAACAAGGAGCTCGTTTTGCAAAATG GCGTACTGTGGTAAGCATTCCCAATGGACCAACTGAACTTGCTGTGAAGGAAGCAGCCTGGGGACTCGCTCGCTATGCCGCCATCTCCCAG GACAATGGATTGGTTCCAATTGTTGAGCCAGAGATCTTGCTTGATGGTGATCACGGAATTGACAGGACTTTCGAAGTAGCCAAAAAGGTATGGGCTGAGGTTTTCTTCTATCTTGCCCAGAACAATGTGATGTTTGAAGGTATCCTCCTCAAGCCAAGTATGGTCACTCCCGGTGCGGAGTGCAAGGACAGGGCTACTCCTCAACAAGTTGCTGATTACACCCTCAGCCTCCTCCGCCAAAGAATCCCTCCAGCTGTCCCTGGAATCATG TTTTTGTCTGGTGGGCAGTCTGAAGTTGAGGCTACCTTGAACTTGAATGCAATGAACCAAGCTCCAAACCCATGGCATGTGTCATTCTCATATGCAAGAGCCCTTCAAAACACTTGCCTGAAGAAGTGGGGAGGCAGACCTGAGAATGTGAAGGATGCTCAGGAAGTGCTGCTCATCCGAGCAAAGGCCAACTCTCTTGCTCAACTCGGAAAGTACACCGGCGAAGGAGAGTCAGAGGAGGCCAAGCAAGGAATGTTTGTCAAGGGTTATGTCTATTAG
- the LOC105763240 gene encoding uncharacterized protein LOC105763240 isoform X2, translating to MAAVAACKRVGQIGPNSWTIGGVSRFKGVLSPLDASTFPPSAIRLSLSPSPFSQRRQVSQQLVKSNGKRLFLIDTLALVRRLEAEGLPSKQAEAITAAITEVLNGSLENLSLSVVSKSEMQKSEMTQEANLSKLKSEVQSSQEHHFSLLQHENEKLRHDIEKMRSELRHEIDKVTAEHRLDLNLERGRIRDELTNQNAVTSNLTNKLDREIHALEAQLEGAKYDLIKYCIAHFL from the exons ATGGCCGCCGTGGCCGCTTGTAAACGGGTGGGTCAAATCGGACCCAATTCCTGGACGATAGGGGGAGTTAGCAGATTCAAAGGAGTGCTTTCCCCTCTTGATGCCTCGACGTTTCCTCCCTCAGCCATTCGATTGTCACTTTCTCCTTCTCCCTTCTCACAACGGAGACAGGTTTCTCAGCAGCTCGTAAAATCAAATGGAAAGAGATTGTTTCTcatcgacacattagctttg GTTAGGAGATTAGAGGCTGAAGGTCTGCCTTCGAAGCAAGCTGAGGCCATAACAGCTGCCATAACTGAAGTTCTGAATGGCAGCTTGGAAAATCTGTCTCTTTCTGTTGTTTCCAAGTCTGAGATGCAGAAA AGTGAAATGACTCAAGAAGCCAATCTTTCCAAGCTAAAGTCAGAAGTTCAAAGTTCTCAG GAgcaccatttttctttgttgCAACATGAGAACGAGAAGCTTCGACATGATATAGAGAAGATGCGCAGTGAATTAAG ACATGAAATCGACAAAGTCACTGCTGAACATAGATTGGATTTGAATCTTGAAAGAGG GAGAATAAGGGATGAGCTTACAAATCAGAATGCTGTAACATCTAACCTCACTAACAAACTTGATCGG GAAATTCACGCATTAGAGGCTCAATTGGAAGGTGCAAAATATGACTTGATAAAATACTGCATAG CTCATTTCTTGTGA
- the LOC105763237 gene encoding protein CHAPERONE-LIKE PROTEIN OF POR1, chloroplastic isoform X1 — MSVSGLIASPSRCCLRLPDCNQGLVCRQVPSTPIASKPKEKFGKLHLERSRLTVSFRRWKMQKTHLIKCAMDASYGDMASESGGAAMFPRINVRDPYKRLGISREASEDEIQAARNFLISKYGGHKPSVDAIEAAHDKIIMQKFYERKNPKIDIKKKVREVKQSRVVQAVTSRFQTPATKFIVKTSIAFIVLGVLTVLFPTEEGPTLQVAISLIATFYFIHDRLKSKIRTLLYGAGAFIFSWFLGTFLMVSVIPPIPILKGPRSFEVLTSLITYVLLWVSSTYLK, encoded by the exons ATGAGTGTCTCTGGACTCATTGCCAGTCCCTCAAGATGTTGCCTTCGGCTACCTGACTGCAATCAAGGGTTGGTGTGCAGGCAAGTTCCATCTACTCCAATTGCCAGCAAACCTAAGGAAAAATTTGGCAAGCTTCATCTTGAAAG AAGTAGGTTGACAGTTTCTTTCAGAAGGTGGAAGATGCAGAAAACTCATCTGATCAAATGTGCAATGGATGCTTCCTACGGCGATATGGCTAGTGAATCAGGTG GAGCAGCTATGTTTCCTAGAATTAATGTTCGGGACCCATACAAACGGCTAGGAATAAGCAGGGAGGCTTCAGAAGACGAAATTCAAGCTGCACGGAACTTCCTTATTAGTAAATATGGGGGGCATAAACCAAGTGTGGATGCAATTGAAGCAGCCCATGACAAAATAATTATGCAGAAGTTCTATGAAAGGAAGAACCCAAAAATTGACATCAAGAAAAAGGTCAGGGAAGTCAAACAATCCCGAGTTGTACAGGCTGTGACAAGCAGATTCCAAACTCCAGCCACTAAGTTCATTGTAAAAACATCCATAGCATTTATAGTGCTCGGAGTTCTCACTGTTCTATTCCCAACTGAAGAAGGCCCAACCCTGCAAGTAGCTATATCACTGATAGCTACCTTCTATTTCATACATGATCGGTTGAAGAGCAAAATCCGAACTCTACTTTATGG GGCTGGAGCTTTTATATTCTCCTGGTTTCTGGGAACCTTCTTGATGGTATCAGTGATTCCACCTATTCCTATTCTTAAGGGCCCAAGGAGTTTTGAAGTGCTGACATCATTGATAACCTATGTGCTACTCTGGGTTTCATCTACATATCTTAAGTAG